The following coding sequences lie in one Methanothermobacter sp. MT-2 genomic window:
- a CDS encoding cytidylate kinase, with protein sequence MIITISGLPGAGTTTITKILSRKLGIPFISAGDVFRQMAAEKGMEILEFSKLAEKDHEIDKEIDTRQAEIAKKAKNLIVEGRLSAYFVDADLKILIIAPADIRAERISRRESKPIKKVKYEMKKREESEAKRYKEIHGIDIKDLQVYDIILNSAHFKPEEITNIIIKIIEVIK encoded by the coding sequence ATGATAATAACCATCAGCGGTCTTCCAGGCGCTGGCACAACAACAATAACAAAGATACTCTCAAGGAAACTAGGAATACCATTCATATCAGCTGGAGACGTTTTCAGGCAAATGGCAGCCGAAAAAGGAATGGAGATCCTGGAATTCAGCAAACTAGCAGAAAAAGACCATGAAATCGACAAGGAAATAGACACTAGACAAGCGGAAATAGCAAAGAAAGCCAAAAATTTGATAGTTGAAGGGCGGCTCTCAGCCTACTTTGTCGACGCCGACCTCAAAATACTCATCATAGCACCAGCCGATATCAGAGCAGAAAGGATAAGCAGAAGAGAATCAAAACCGATCAAAAAAGTGAAATATGAGATGAAGAAAAGAGAGGAAAGCGAAGCCAAAAGATACAAGGAAATACATGGAATCGACATAAAAGACTTGCAAGTCTATGACATAATACTAAACAGCGCCCATTTCAAACCCGAAGAAATCACAAACATAATAATAAAAATTATCGAGGTGATCAAATGA
- a CDS encoding 50S ribosomal protein L14e, producing MTAIEVGRICIKTAGREAGEECVILDIIDKNFVEVVGVNVKNRRCNIKHLEPTEKKIEIKSDNIEEIKKQLEKH from the coding sequence ATGACAGCAATAGAAGTGGGAAGAATATGCATCAAAACCGCAGGCAGAGAAGCCGGAGAAGAATGCGTAATACTAGATATAATCGATAAAAATTTCGTGGAAGTCGTGGGAGTCAACGTCAAAAATAGAAGGTGCAACATAAAACACCTCGAACCCACAGAAAAAAAGATAGAAATAAAATCAGACAACATAGAAGAGATTAAAAAACAACTCGAAAAACACTAA
- a CDS encoding tRNA pseudouridine synthase b yields MAKFLIKTKAETDPAYGCPPQKRPIEEHINHGVINLDKPPGPTSHQVDSWVRRLLNVKKVGHGGTLDPKVTGILPLGIEKATRVLQLLLEADKEYVCIMRLHKPVEKPELERIFKEFQGKIFQTPPMKAAVKRQLRVRKIYYVKILEIDGKDVLFRIGCEAGTYIRKYCHDIGEALGTGAHMLELRRTKVGPFLEDDTLITLHDLTDAYHFWVEDGDESFLRRCIQPMEFAVRHLPRIVIRDSAVDAICHGADLAVSGIIGLDDNIKKGDRVVIMTLKDELVAAGESMCSSPQILDAEKGIVVSTQKVFMERGTYPKLWGKT; encoded by the coding sequence ATGGCAAAATTCCTCATCAAAACCAAAGCCGAAACAGACCCAGCATACGGTTGCCCGCCACAAAAACGACCCATAGAAGAACACATAAACCACGGGGTTATCAACCTTGATAAACCCCCAGGCCCCACTTCACACCAAGTAGACTCATGGGTCCGCAGACTACTCAACGTTAAAAAAGTCGGACACGGAGGAACACTAGACCCCAAAGTTACTGGGATACTACCACTAGGCATAGAAAAGGCCACAAGAGTCCTTCAATTACTCCTAGAAGCAGATAAAGAATATGTTTGTATCATGAGACTGCACAAACCCGTTGAAAAACCAGAACTCGAAAGGATCTTTAAAGAATTCCAGGGAAAGATATTCCAGACACCCCCAATGAAGGCGGCTGTGAAACGCCAACTAAGAGTTAGAAAAATATACTATGTTAAAATCTTGGAAATTGATGGAAAGGATGTGCTCTTCAGGATAGGATGCGAAGCAGGAACCTATATAAGGAAATATTGCCATGACATCGGCGAAGCCCTAGGGACCGGAGCCCACATGCTTGAACTAAGACGCACAAAAGTGGGGCCATTCCTAGAAGATGATACCCTCATAACCCTACATGATTTAACTGACGCATACCATTTCTGGGTGGAGGATGGTGACGAATCATTCCTAAGAAGATGCATACAGCCAATGGAGTTTGCCGTAAGACACCTTCCAAGGATAGTTATCAGAGATAGTGCAGTTGACGCCATATGCCATGGTGCAGACCTTGCTGTTAGTGGCATTATAGGATTAGATGATAACATAAAAAAAGGTGACAGGGTAGTTATCATGACACTCAAGGATGAGCTCGTAGCCGCTGGTGAAAGCATGTGCTCATCCCCCCAGATCCTAGACGCTGAAAAGGGTATCGTAGTAAGCACCCAGAAAGTTTTTATGGAACGCGGAACATACCCTAAATTATGGGGTAAAACTTAA
- a CDS encoding 30S ribosomal protein S13p codes for MEEEFKHIVRIARKDLNGNKTIEHAITDIKGVGKAFAKAIVSVLGLDGQEKIGYLSEDDITRLEEALKNPGKYDIPHWMMNRRQDYGTGQDKHIIEADLEMSLREDLNRLKKIRSYRGIRHELGLPVRGQRTKSTFRKGQSVGVRRRKRK; via the coding sequence ATGGAAGAGGAATTCAAACACATAGTACGTATAGCTAGAAAAGACTTAAATGGTAACAAGACAATAGAACATGCCATAACAGACATCAAAGGTGTTGGCAAGGCCTTCGCCAAGGCCATAGTAAGTGTCCTTGGTTTAGATGGCCAGGAAAAGATAGGATACCTATCAGAGGATGATATAACAAGATTAGAAGAAGCTTTGAAAAACCCTGGAAAGTATGATATCCCCCATTGGATGATGAACCGTCGCCAAGATTATGGAACAGGCCAAGACAAGCACATAATCGAAGCAGACCTTGAAATGAGCCTCAGAGAAGACCTAAACCGTCTGAAGAAGATAAGAAGCTACAGGGGGATAAGACACGAACTAGGCCTCCCAGTAAGGGGCCAGAGAACAAAATCAACCTTCAGAAAAGGACAATCTGTAGGTGTTCGAAGAAGGAAAAGAAAATAA
- a CDS encoding 30S ribosomal protein S4p — translation MGHPRKPRKKYDTPPHPWNAERIKEENRLLSKYGLKNKKEIWKAETMIRRYRRDARHLLGLPAEQTIKEREQLLGHLKRMGILADDAKLEDVLNLTIEDVLKRRLQTMVYEKGLARTIRQARQMIIHGHITLDGSKVNAPGYFVKKGEEDKIGFYPSSPMIEQVESKAKDTE, via the coding sequence ATGGGACACCCAAGAAAACCCCGTAAAAAGTATGACACTCCACCCCATCCATGGAATGCTGAAAGGATAAAAGAAGAAAACAGACTACTCTCAAAATACGGGTTAAAGAACAAAAAAGAGATATGGAAAGCCGAGACAATGATCAGAAGATACAGGAGAGATGCAAGACACCTCCTAGGCCTCCCAGCAGAACAGACAATAAAAGAAAGGGAACAACTATTAGGACACCTTAAAAGGATGGGTATATTAGCAGATGATGCTAAACTAGAAGATGTCCTAAACTTAACAATTGAAGACGTTTTAAAACGCAGACTACAAACCATGGTATATGAAAAGGGACTTGCAAGAACCATAAGACAGGCAAGACAGATGATAATACATGGACACATAACCTTAGATGGTAGTAAAGTTAACGCCCCAGGATACTTTGTGAAAAAGGGTGAAGAAGATAAAATAGGATTTTATCCATCATCACCTATGATAGAACAGGTAGAATCCAAGGCTAAAGACACAGAATAA
- a CDS encoding 30S ribosomal protein S11P: MAKAKGKERWGIAHIYSSFNNTIITVTDITGAETVTQWSGGRVVRADRQEASPFAAMEAATRAAEDAKEKGITGLHIKVRAPGGNGPRTPGPGAQAAIRALARAGLKIGKIEDVTPIPHDGTGRPGGRRGRRV, from the coding sequence ATGGCTAAGGCTAAAGGAAAGGAAAGATGGGGTATCGCCCACATCTACTCCTCATTCAATAATACAATAATCACAGTAACAGATATCACAGGAGCCGAAACAGTAACACAATGGTCTGGTGGAAGAGTTGTGAGAGCAGACAGGCAAGAGGCCTCACCATTCGCTGCCATGGAAGCAGCCACAAGGGCAGCGGAGGATGCTAAAGAGAAGGGCATCACAGGATTACATATAAAAGTCAGGGCACCTGGAGGAAACGGTCCAAGGACACCAGGACCCGGTGCACAGGCAGCTATAAGGGCTTTAGCCCGTGCAGGTTTGAAGATAGGTAAGATAGAGGATGTAACACCAATACCACATGATGGCACAGGGAGGCCTGGAGGCAGGAGAGGGAGAAGGGTCTAA
- a CDS encoding DNA-directed RNA polymerase subunit D: MDIEIKERSDNEMILIIKDSDTSFVNAIRRTSMTEVPKLAIEYVNIIKNDSSMFDEVVAHRLGLIPLKSDEEAINGIIMPSECECEDYCPKCGISLTLKKKGPGIVHSNDLKSEDEKVVPAYDTIPILRLRDDEEIELEAIAQLGVGMEHAKWKPTTACAYKYYPRITIGEECDQCHECIKACPRGILEEDESGKPKIVNIEDCTMCKSCMRACEKGAINVGYEDGSFIFKVETDGSISAEELLERACNILIEKADNIIIFLEEE, translated from the coding sequence ATGGACATAGAAATCAAAGAAAGATCTGACAATGAGATGATCCTCATTATAAAGGATTCTGACACATCATTTGTTAATGCTATAAGAAGAACCAGCATGACAGAAGTTCCTAAACTAGCAATAGAATATGTTAACATCATAAAAAACGATTCTTCCATGTTCGATGAGGTTGTGGCGCATAGACTCGGTCTAATCCCATTAAAATCGGATGAAGAGGCGATAAATGGTATTATAATGCCAAGCGAATGTGAATGTGAAGACTATTGTCCAAAATGCGGCATATCCCTAACATTAAAAAAGAAGGGGCCTGGGATCGTCCATTCAAATGATTTAAAATCTGAAGACGAGAAAGTAGTACCAGCATATGACACCATACCAATCTTAAGGCTTAGAGATGATGAAGAGATAGAATTGGAGGCTATAGCACAGCTTGGTGTTGGAATGGAGCATGCCAAATGGAAACCCACCACCGCATGCGCCTACAAATACTATCCCAGGATAACAATAGGAGAAGAATGCGACCAATGCCATGAATGCATAAAAGCATGCCCACGCGGAATCCTAGAAGAGGATGAATCCGGAAAACCCAAAATAGTTAATATTGAAGATTGTACAATGTGTAAAAGTTGTATGCGGGCATGCGAAAAAGGAGCTATAAATGTGGGATACGAAGATGGATCATTCATTTTCAAAGTGGAAACAGACGGTTCAATATCGGCAGAAGAACTTTTAGAAAGGGCATGTAACATTCTAATAGAAAAAGCAGACAACATAATAATCTTCTTAGAGGAGGAATAA
- a CDS encoding 50S ribosomal protein L18e — translation MTRKLTKTNPNLIKLIRALKKKSSQEKVAIWKNIAKRLEKPTRQMAEVNISRINRHTNENETIIVPGKVLGTGKLDHKVKVAAWKFSKAAKDKIKEAKGEHLTIEELLEENPKGSNIKIIG, via the coding sequence ATGACAAGGAAACTCACAAAAACAAACCCCAACCTCATAAAACTCATACGCGCCCTTAAAAAGAAATCATCACAAGAAAAAGTAGCAATATGGAAGAATATCGCGAAGAGACTGGAAAAACCCACAAGACAAATGGCTGAAGTCAACATATCAAGGATAAACAGACACACAAACGAGAACGAAACAATAATAGTACCCGGGAAAGTACTAGGAACAGGCAAACTAGACCACAAAGTTAAAGTAGCGGCATGGAAATTCTCAAAAGCGGCGAAAGACAAAATAAAAGAAGCGAAAGGCGAACACCTCACCATAGAAGAATTATTAGAAGAAAACCCGAAGGGTTCTAACATAAAAATAATAGGCTAA
- a CDS encoding 50S ribosomal protein L13P, which produces MIINAKGHVLGRLASIVSKKLLEGEKIIVLNTDKIIITGSKEWAHQKYKQRIDRSSISNPRRMGPKYPRRPDDIFRRTVRGMLPYKKAKGREAFKRLKAYVGIPREYRDAELAQIPEAKRSPIQKGVKLGEISRLLGAKF; this is translated from the coding sequence ATGATCATCAACGCTAAAGGACACGTCCTAGGAAGACTTGCAAGTATTGTGAGCAAAAAATTACTAGAAGGCGAAAAGATAATAGTACTCAACACAGACAAGATAATAATCACAGGATCCAAAGAATGGGCCCACCAAAAATATAAACAGAGAATAGACAGATCAAGCATATCAAACCCCAGAAGAATGGGTCCAAAATATCCAAGAAGACCAGATGACATATTCAGAAGAACAGTCAGAGGAATGCTACCCTACAAGAAAGCAAAGGGTCGTGAAGCATTCAAAAGACTAAAAGCCTATGTAGGTATTCCAAGAGAGTACAGGGACGCTGAATTAGCCCAAATACCAGAAGCTAAAAGATCACCAATACAAAAAGGCGTTAAACTAGGCGAAATATCAAGATTACTAGGCGCCAAATTCTAA
- a CDS encoding 30S ribosomal protein S9P, translating into MKKIVHTSGKRKTAIARATFYEGKGRVRINKTPVELYQPELARLKIFEPLKLAGEEVTKNIDINVNVKGGGIMGQAEAARMAIARGLIQWTNDMELKEKFSQYDRTMLVGDSRRSEPKKYGGRGARARRQKSYR; encoded by the coding sequence ATGAAAAAAATAGTTCATACAAGTGGAAAAAGGAAAACCGCAATTGCAAGGGCAACATTCTATGAAGGCAAGGGTAGGGTGAGGATCAACAAAACACCAGTAGAATTATACCAACCTGAACTCGCCCGCCTCAAAATATTCGAACCCCTAAAATTAGCAGGCGAAGAAGTGACAAAAAACATAGACATAAACGTGAACGTCAAAGGTGGCGGGATCATGGGACAAGCAGAAGCCGCCAGAATGGCCATAGCCAGAGGCCTCATACAATGGACCAACGACATGGAACTTAAAGAAAAATTTTCACAATATGATCGTACCATGCTAGTGGGAGACTCAAGACGCTCAGAACCCAAAAAATATGGTGGCAGAGGAGCTAGAGCACGAAGACAGAAAAGCTACCGATAA
- a CDS encoding DNA-directed RNA polymerase subunit N codes for MIPIRCFSCGKPISAYFEEYQKRVTEGENPKKVLDDLGIKRYCCRRMLISHVDTW; via the coding sequence ATGATCCCAATAAGATGTTTCAGCTGTGGAAAACCCATATCAGCATATTTCGAAGAATACCAAAAGAGAGTAACTGAGGGTGAAAACCCAAAGAAAGTGCTCGATGACCTTGGAATTAAAAGATACTGCTGCAGACGAATGTTAATTTCACATGTTGACACATGGTAA